The Metasolibacillus fluoroglycofenilyticus region ATCGCTGTCGCTAAATCCTCGGCACGCTTAAAGGCACTCACAAAAAGTGGAACAAGCAATGGAACAACTGCCTTTAAACGATTTTTTAATGGACCAGCGCTTAAATCTGAGCCTCGTGCCATTTGAGCTTTCATAATTTTATCTGTTTCATCCATTAGAGTTGGGATAAAGCGTAATGATATTGACATCATGAGTGCGAGCTCATGTACAGGCGCTTTTAATTTCTTTAATGGATTCAATAGCACTTCCAAACCGTCCGTAATTGAAATCGGCGATGTCGTTAATGTTAAAATGGATGTCATAAAAACAAGCACTAAAAAGCGGATTGAAATAAAAATACCTTGTCTCAAGCCTTGCTCATAAATTTTTAAAAAGCCCAAATCTAATACAACTGCTCCCTCACGCGTAAATAGCGTATGCAGTAAAAACGTAAATACCATTAAAAAGATAATTGGCTTCAAACCATTAATTAAAAAATAGAGTCGAATGCGGGAAATCAATACAATGAACAACGTAAATGCAAGAAGTAACCCGTAAGTGATTATATTGTTTGCTAAAAAGACAACAATGATAAAGGCAAATACGAAAATGAGCTTAGCACGCGGGTCAAGCTTATGTACGAAGGAATTTCCAGGAATATAGCGCCCAAAAATCATTTTCTCCATCATTGTTGGTCACGCCCCTTCTTTACAACCTGTGCTAATTCAATCGCTAACTCTTCCTCTGTTAAGCATATTTTCGGCAAAATTTCACCTATAAGCTTTTCAACTCGATGCTGGAAACGAATGATACGTGGTGGCTCTAAGCGATATTTCGCTAATGTCTCCACGTCTGCAAAAATCTCCCTCGGCTGCCCAGTTAGCACACAGCGCCCTTCATGCATAATGGCAACTTGATCAGCGTAGCGTGCAGCATCCTCCATACTATGTGTTACGAGAATTGTCGTTAATCCTTGCTGCTTATGCAACTGGTAAAACATGTCCATAATTTCTTTTTGACCACGTGGGTCTAAGCCTGCTGTCGGTTCATCTAATACGATAACCTCTGGCTGCATCGCTAAAACACCTGCAATTGCCACACGACGCATTTGTCCCCCTGATAAATCAAAAGGTGACTTTTCTAACACTTCGTCAGGTAATCCAACAAGTGTAATTAGCTCACGTGCACGTCGCTCTGCCTCTTCTTCCGAAACGCCAAAATTCATCGGACCAAACATAATATCTTTTAATACTGTTTCTTCAAATAGTTGATGCTCTGGAAATTGAAAGACAATGCCTACTTTTTGGCGTATAGGCTTTAATTCCTTTGCCTTTTTGCCTGCTTCAATTACGCGCTCACCGATGTGCACCTCACCCGTAGATGGTTTTAATAATCCATTAAAATGCTGTAAGATTGTTGATTTCCCTGAGCCTGTATGTCCGATAATTGCTTGATAGGTCCCGTGAGTAATCGTCAAATCCACATCAAATAGCGCATATTTCTCAAAGGGTGTATCTTTTCCATAAGCATAACTTACTTGTTGAAGTTTGATGTCCATAAATCATTCACCAGCTCTTCTTCTGTCATATGTTGTCCTAACAGCTTTACACCTTGTTGCTGCAGGAGCTTTGTCATCTTCATCGCAAAAGGTAAATCTAAGCCAAATGTAATTAATTGCTCACCTAATGAAAAAATTTCGCTCGGTGTACCTTCTGCGTATTTTTTACCATCATTCATAAAAATAATACGGTCTGCTAGCATCGCTTCCTCTAAATCGTGTGTAATCGAAATAACGGTAAGTCCGATTTTTTCACGCAAGGCTTGAACGGTACTTAACACCTCATCACGCCCTTGTGGGTCTAGCATCGATGTAGCCTCGTCTAATATTAAAACTTTCGGGTGGATTGCTAAAGCGCCTGCAATGGCAAC contains the following coding sequences:
- a CDS encoding energy-coupling factor transporter transmembrane component T family protein, which produces MMEKMIFGRYIPGNSFVHKLDPRAKLIFVFAFIIVVFLANNIITYGLLLAFTLFIVLISRIRLYFLINGLKPIIFLMVFTFLLHTLFTREGAVVLDLGFLKIYEQGLRQGIFISIRFLVLVFMTSILTLTTSPISITDGLEVLLNPLKKLKAPVHELALMMSISLRFIPTLMDETDKIMKAQMARGSDLSAGPLKNRLKAVVPLLVPLFVSAFKRAEDLATAMEVRGYRGGEGRTRYRQLKWDYRDTICLVSLVILTALLVFCRN
- a CDS encoding energy-coupling factor ABC transporter ATP-binding protein, whose product is MDIKLQQVSYAYGKDTPFEKYALFDVDLTITHGTYQAIIGHTGSGKSTILQHFNGLLKPSTGEVHIGERVIEAGKKAKELKPIRQKVGIVFQFPEHQLFEETVLKDIMFGPMNFGVSEEEAERRARELITLVGLPDEVLEKSPFDLSGGQMRRVAIAGVLAMQPEVIVLDEPTAGLDPRGQKEIMDMFYQLHKQQGLTTILVTHSMEDAARYADQVAIMHEGRCVLTGQPREIFADVETLAKYRLEPPRIIRFQHRVEKLIGEILPKICLTEEELAIELAQVVKKGRDQQ